In Formosa haliotis, the sequence CGTGTTCCCGATGGTATTCCTGCGGGTTATCCAGACCTTTCCGAACGTTGGGAAGAATACTGTAATACAAATGCAACAGCTCAAGCGTTTATAAAAAATAATCCATATATAAGTGAAGACGACCCGGAAAGAAGAAAATATATGTTTTGTTATGCCGAGTTTATTTTAAAAGAATATTCAGAGCGTTATGGTGATTTAATTGATGCTTGGTGCTTCGATTCTGCCGACAATATTATGGGAGCTTGTGGTGATGAGCCTCAATCGGATGATGTTAATCATCAAAGAATTTATCAAGCGTTCGCAGATGCGTGTCATGCAGGAAATCCAAATGCAGCCATATCGTTTAATAACAGTGTTGGAGATAGGGAATTAAACCCATTCTCTACAGCAACTTATTTTGATGACTATACCTTTGGTCACCCTTTTGGGGGAGCTGGAAATATGGTGGAACCTAGAGATCCTTTATATACGTACAATTATCATGTAATTGAATGGATGAGCGATTACAATGGGTCTGCTTTTTTAGTGGAGTCTGTAAACAAGGAAATTTCAACAGACGGCAATAAAATTTTGATTGAGAATCGAGCATGGAATGATAATGTGGTGAGTCATTTCTTTCCTAAACAAAGTGCAACTTCTTGGAATGCCGGAAATACGCCATGTCTTACAGATGAAGAATTTGTGGAATGGACAAGCACAGGAATTATAGATGGTGGGGCTATTACATGGGGAACACCATTAGTAAGGACTAATCTTAATAATGCACCAGACCTTACACTTCAGCCTTATGCCCTTAGACAATTAGCATTAACAGACGAATATTTAAAGCAAAATCAATTTCCAGGAGCACCAAATTGGGCTAGACAAACTACAAGATTGTCAGAAGTGATTCCTGGGCAAGCTTATGAGCATGTTTTAGTTGAAGGGGTTGATTTCTGGGATCCAGAAAATTTAGGGTCTACCAATACTATTTTGTCCATTGTAGACGATGGAAAAGCTCCAGATTGGTTAACGCTAACCGAAACAGAAGAAGGAGTATGGACTTTAGGAGGCATACCAACAGAAACAACAGAAACAGTATATACTTTTGAACTGAAGGCTCAGGACGCCGATGGATCGACCAATAGACAAGTTAGTTTAAAAACGGTATCTCATCCAGATGGTTTTGTAAATCCTGGAGATGGTTCGCCGGTATGGAAAGCAAACCCTATGATTTTAGAAAACACTGTGGTTTCAGAATTTTTTGAATATTATTTAGAATTAGGTGAAGATGTTTATGATTTTGAAGGGGACGATTTAAGTATTGCTATTTCTGGAGAAGCACATTGGCTTAATTTAGAAGAATTATCAAAAGGTGTTTGGTATTTAAGCGGAACGCCAGAAAAGGTAGATGAAGGCGAAAATAAGTTTACATTAAGCCTTACCGATGGAACACATGCTTCAGAAACAGAGCTGATAATCAATGTGGATAAAAGTTTGTCAACAGATTTAGAAGTGCTAATTCAAGCAGCTGCCGATACAAATTATGGCATAGGTACGGTGGCAACTATGATTTCTGAAGAACAAACGGGCCCCGATGGGATAGCTACATATAAATTATCTATAGAGATTACACCTTCTATCGATAAAGCTATTATTTCTGGTATATCTGGTGGGACATCTACAGAAAAAAGTTGGGGGCTTGGTGATGGTACAACTGCTAATAGTGATGATATATTTAACGGAGACCAAAACGAATGGGTAGAACATATTGGTAACATTAAAATTGTTGATTTTAATCCAAATGGAGGTGATTTAAAACTTGAATATATGTCTGCCTTTTTTAATGCTGTAGATATTATAAATGGACAATCTTCACAGGATCGCGTTTCACTGCGTGTAGGAGACTTGATTACAGAGGGGAAGAAAATGGAGAGTAATACATCAACTTTTTATTTAGAGTTTGAAACAGGTATTGAAAATATTACTGAATTTGCCATTGGTACAGGTAATGAAGCAACTACCAATAAGTGGTCTATAAACGGTATTAATGTACTTGTTAAATTCGATATTCCTTTGGAATTAGTATCCCTAGAATCAACGCCATTACTTTGTTCTAGAGATGCAACAGCATCAGCATCGGTTGAAGTGAAAGGCGGACAACGACCTTATGCCTATAAGTGGAGTGACGGACAGAAAACGCAAACAGCAATAGATTTGGCTGCTGGAGACTATACGGTTCAAGTTACAGATAAAAATGGAAATAGTGTAACAGGATCGGTTAGTATTGAGGCCATAGCGCCAATAGAAATAACAATGATTCAAGATCAAGAAATTCACATTGGTTATTTAACAGAATCAGTTGTTTTAAGAGCAGAATCCATTATTGGTGGAACAGGTGACTACACCTATGAATGGAGTACAGGAGAAACCTCACCAGAAATTACTGTTTCTCCAAAAAATACTACAACTTATACCTTAACAGTGACTGATGAAAATGATTGTGCTACGACTAAAGTAGTACTTGTAAAAGTAACAGATGTAAGTTGTGGGAATAATGGTGCTAAGGTACAAATTTGTCACAATGGTCATGTTATATGTGTTTCTCCAAATGCGGTGCCTGCATTTTTAAGAAAAGGTGCTGTATTAGGAAGTTGTGATACTGAAATATCAATCGATAATATTTCAGTAACTCCAAATCCTGTCGCTTCTGAAACTACCATTAGCGTAACGAGTAGTTACAGAGGGAGTGCTTTATTACAAGTTTTCGATTTACAGGGTAACTTAAAATTGAGTAATACAATTTACTTGAATGAAGATATGTCAGATTTTCAGCTTAATATTTCTAATTTTATATCTGGGGTTTATATCATTTCAATTAATGGAAATGGTCACCAAAGTCAGCCAGTAAAAATCATTAAAAACTAATCTGGTAGAAACACTTGTTATAGAATTAGGTTAATTGAAATACCAAGAACCTAATACTTAGAGAACTATTTTAATACTACAACACCCAAATGAGATCATTCTAATTTGGGTGTTTTTTTGTTTGTGGGTTTAATAAAATTAAGTATAGAATTGCTGTGTAATATTAAAATTATAGGCTTCAATTTACCCTAATTTCTTTCATGCGTTTTTTTATAAATTCCCTTTTTTAGGAGACTTTCTATTACCAATTTAAGATTGGTTTAAACACTTTGCGATACTATTTAGTGCTTTAAAAAGAATCGGGTTAATTGTAAATCCTGTTGTAGAATTAAAGTTAATAAGATATGAAATACTTAAAATTCATATCTAATTTTTAGTATAACGATATAAAATCTCATGTTAATTTTAGAAATATATAAAATTTAACAAAAGTTGATTTGAGTAAGGTCTCTTGAAATCTTACGGTATATGGGGAATTAGGGTTACTCATTTCTATTTGGTTGAATTCAGCAAAATAAAAGCAGGACAAGAGTAAGTCTTTTTTAGAGCGTGGTGTGCATATTTGTAATGAGCAACAAATAATTGTCAACTGCATGAAGAAACAATACGCTTAAAAAGATTCAAAATTCCGAAGTAAGCATTTTAAAAACACACCTTTTTTACACATTGTCTTAACGTATTTTTTGGATAAAAATTGAAATCTATTTTACAAATTGTTTTACAACGTTGTCGTTGATTTTTATGAGAAACTAAAACCTTTTTCTTTAGGCTTTATGTTTAGGTTAAACAAGTAATAGAATTTTAAGTTATGAATCGATTTTTTGTATATGCGTTATGTTTTGTAGGTGTGATGAATGCTCAAAATTCTAATCAAAAGGAATTTTACGACACAGAATTTCAGAAACTTGATGGGAATGAGAATGGTTTGTTAGAACAATCTGAAGTTAACCAGGTTTGGAAACAAATAAAAGCCTACGATACCGATAATAGCGGAACCCTTACACTAAAAGAATTTTATAAGTACGATATCCCATACCTTAAAACAGCCGGCAAAATAAAGTTGAATATTAAGTACAAATCGACACCAGAAGAAGGCTTATATCTAGATATTTATTACCCTGAAGCAAAAATCGGGAACAAAAAATATCCTATAATGCTATATACGCACGGAGGAGGTTGGTTTAATGGGAGTAAAGAAAATATTGTAAGACCACCTGTTAAATATCCATTTATAGAATTGGTGAAACAAGGTTTTGCGGTGGTTTCCATTAACTATCGCCTTACTAGACAAAAGTCCGTTTTAATGCGAGACTGTGTTATAGATGCTATGGATGCAGTACGTTATTTATCAAAACATGCAGATGAATTAAGTTTAGACCAAAACCAAGTTTATGTACTTGGCGATTCTGCTGGCGGACATATAGCACAAATGTTAACGCTTGCAGATCCTAATGATTTTAAAGGCGATGAACAGCTATTTGGAAATCCGTATAAAGTTATTGCTGGCGTATCGTGGTATGGACCTTCAGATTTTACCATAAAAGCACTGTTCGAAACAGATGATCCATCCAAAGATCCAGACAGATTTAGTTCTAGAATCAGCAAAACAGAATCCGATTCCACGAAAATAAAGGCCATGTACAAAGAGATGAGTCCTATTTTTTATTTAACTAAAAATAGTCCGCCTTTGTTTATGATGGCCGCCGATAACGACACCACAATTCCTGTTGGACACGCTACACATATGAAAGCACAAGCAGATCGTATTGGTGCAAATGTAGAGGTGTTTATTGTTAAACAAGCAGGGCATAATTGGAGAAAAGCAGGTGGAGACATTGTCCCTCCATTAGACGATATCACCAAATTAACCGTAGCGTTTTTCCAAAAATATAAAGCATAAAATGTTTCAAAATTAAACACCAATTAATAACTAACTAAAAACCATAATTATGAAAAAAATTACTTAAACAACACATTTAAAAGAACCTTAGGCATATTTGCTGCAGTTTGTGTTTTAAAAACCTTTAATCGTGAAATTGAAAAAATGAATGTATCAGATTTGGCAGGAGGTATATATATACTAAAAGGTCTTACTTCTAACGGGGTACCAGTAACACGTAAGTTTATTAAAAAATAGGACTTTAATGCTTTTAAGATGTTTTTGCTGAAATGTTATCAGTTTTAAGATTTCATCAAAACACATCAGGATTGATAAATAATTAATGATATAAATTTTAAATCAAAACCAATGAAAAAATATACTATTCATTTATTTGTAGTTCTTCTATGTCTATTTTTCACAAACATAGATATCCAAGCCCAACAAATTCCAGATCCAGATTTGGGATTAAGAGCAGATTGGATGCGTGGATCCTTAGGCCTATTATGGTTACCAGAAAATAACCATAATGGAAATATAGAAGGCGTTTCTATAGAAGCTTTTTTAACTCAGATACAACACCTTAAAACTGTAGATTTTATTCAGGTAGGTTTAGCAAGCCCATATATTTATTCTCCTGTGCATACAGCACCACATCCGCTTTTAGAAAAGTTGTGGGAAGGAGATTTGGGACCGGATGGAAAACCAATAAATTTGGTGGTACCTCGGGCTTCAGCACCAGATCCATTTTTGAGTTGGTTAAAGGCTATAAAAGCAGCTGGCCTAAAAACAGAGGTGTACGTAAATTCGGCTAATTTGTTGCAATGGGAAGCTTTTAATGGTGCTCCAAGTGAGTTCCCTGATTTTTCAAATCGCTGGAAGGCCTATTGCGATACAGATCCTACAGTTCAAGCTTTTATTAATAGTGAAGCATACCATAAAGATGGAGTTAACGATGATCGTCGTCCTTATATGTTTGCTTATGCGGAGTTCATTCTTAAAGACTATGCCATGCGTTATGGCGATTTAATAGATGCTTGGTGTTTCGATGCTGCTCATGTAAACATGGCATCTGCAGGCGACGATTATAGTACGGGAAATATAGATACGCAAAGAGTTTATCAAGCATTTGCTGATGCCTGTCATGCAGGGAATCCAAATGCAGCTATAACCTTTAATAATGGAATTGGTGATCGCGATAGTGATCCGTTTTTACCATATCGAACACCTTCACTTTTTGAGGATTATAAATTTGGACACCCTTTTGGTGGAGCAGGAAATATGGTTGAACCTAGAGATCCGCTATATACCGTGAATTTTGGTATATGTGAATACATGCGAGACAATAATGGGCTTCCGTATACAAACGATGGTATAGATTGGAACGATAATGTTGTTGCTCATTTTTTTCCAAAACAAAGTACTACCTCGTGGAATGATGGGGGTACACCGTGTTTAACCGATGGAGAGTTTGTGGAATGGAATAATGTGGGCTTAATTAACGGAGGAGGTATCACTTGGGGAACACCTCTTGTGATAACAAATTTAAACAATGCTTCTCCAAACCTTACACTCCAACCTTATGCATTAAGACAATTAGAATTGGTAGATGCCGATCTAAGTGTAAATCAATATCCAGGAGCACCAAATTGGGCAAGACAATATACAGTTTTACCAGAAATCATTCCTGGACAAGATTATAGTCATACTTTAATCGAAGGCACAGATTTTTGGGATCCAGAAAATGTAGGGATAACAAATTTGGCTATTGTTGAAGGAGGAGAAGCTCTAGATTGGTTAACACTAACAGAAACAGAAGAGGGAATATGGGTATTAGGAGGTACACCAACTGAAAGCGAAGTGACGACATATACGTTTAAATTAAGAGCCGAAGATAGTGATGGATTTACAGATAGAGAAGTGACTTTAAATGTGGTATCTCCTCCTGATGGTTTTACAAATCCTGAAGACGGTTCTCCTGTTTGGAAGCTAAATTCCATGACTTTAGAAAACATACCAGTTTTAGAACCTTTTGAATATTATTTAGAAGAAGGTGTAGATTTTTATGATTTTGAAGGTGATGATCTTAGCATAATCATTAATGACGGCGCAGTTTGGCTTAATGTAGAAAAGTTGTCTAATGGGATTTGGTATTTAAGTGGTATACCAGAGTTAGACCATGTTGGTGACAATACGTTTACACTTACGCTTAATGACGGTACACATTCAACTGATAGCGAACTACAAATAACAGTAGATCCTTTAGACACTTCAGATGGAGTAGCAGTAGAAATTAGAGCGACTCCAGTGACTAATTATGGTATAGGAAAAATGGCCACTATGATTTCTGAAACACAAACCGCTACAGACGAATTGGCTACTTATAAAATCTCAATAGAAGTAATACCACCAAGCGACAAAGCTGTGATTTCAGGGCTCTCTGGTGGTGTGTCTACTGAATTTGCTTGGGGATTAGGTGATGGTACAAACGAAAATAGCGATGATATTTTTACAGGAAGTGATAACGAATGGGTAGAACGTATTCAAAATATTAAAATCATAGATTTTAATGCAAACGGCGGAAACCTAACTTTAGATAACATAACCATGTCATTTGAATCGGTTACTATTGTAAATGCTCAATCTGCAAACGATCGGGTTTCCTTAAAAGTAAATGATGTTATAACCAATTTGGCAAGATTATCTCTTACACCTGAGGTTATTTACTTAAGTGCGTCTACAGGAATTGAAAATATTCAAGATTTTGCAATAGGAACTGGAAATGAAGCAACCACTAATAAATGGTCGATAGAAGGTATTAATGTGCTTGTTAAATTTGATGAGACACTCTCTGTTGATGACACTATTCAAGAAGTTGGATTAGGATTTAGGTTATATCCTAACCCAGCTACAAACGAAATTTTTATGAACAAACCAATGCAGTCAGGCCAAATCATGGATCTTACTGGTAAGGTTATAATAGTTTATAATTCCGAAGTTCAGCATTTAGATATCTCTCAATTAGCCGCAGGCGTATATTTCTTAAAAGGGCAAAGTCCAGAAGGATATACCTTAATTAAAAAGTTTGTAAAGCGTAACTAACCATTACCAAAACTTTGCAACTTAAAACGTAATAAAACTAACAAAAAACTAATTATGAATTTTAAACAAACTAAATTAAAAACATATGTCAAATTTGTTTTACTATCCTGTTGCGCTTATGGTATAGCAGGGTTTCAAACAACCCATGCACAAATTTTCCATGATGAGTTTTCACCCTACGAGGTAAATTCAGTTAACGGAAATGCCACATGGCAAAAAGATGAAACCAGTGGAGATTATGTTTATAATAATGGAGGAACTCAATACACGCGGAGAGCAGTAATGTATTCAACCGAATCGTTTCAGTCTAATGATGGTTTCATATTAACTGTTGAATATACTACCGGTACTATTGATGTTGCCGCGGCACACAATTTTTCATTTGGATTAATAAGTGATGAAATAGATTTAGCTTCATTTACAGGTTTTAATCCGTATAAGAGCGACCTTTCGGTATACAGTATTGGAGCCAATTTAACTGCCGATGATGACGCCACAGCTAGAGGATTAAACTTTACAAATGGCACGGAACGTATCACTTTAGATGAATCTGGGACGAGGACGCAATTTGTTGCTGGAGAAAAGACTAAGGTAACTATAGAAATAGGCATAGGAGGTTCTTGGACGTATCGTATAAACGATGTTTATGAGGCTTCAGGAGTTATTGCTGATGGTATTGATTTAACCAAAAAGTATCATGTTGCTATTTACGGTCAAGATGATCAAGGTGGCGGAAAATCTATTCAATCCATAACATTAGAAAAAAACTATGCTCAAGGTGAACGTGCAAATAAATTAAGAGGAACATGGAATTCAGAAATCGATATAGATTTATTAGATGATAGAATAAAGAATCTTAAAACATTAGATCGTCTAGGCGTGAGTTTTACAAATGGTGCGGTATTATCTGCTGAACATTTTGCACCGCATAAATTATTTGATATGCTGCCTGGGGGCGATGCAGTAGCTCCAGCTTGGGGTAATTTAAATTCAGATAAACCGGAAAACGATAAGCTACTAACAAATATCTTAAAAGCAAAAGAAGCAGGTTTTAATGTTAAGGCCTATACAAATTCTGAAAATTTTGTTGGTGAAAACTCTGAATATCTTCAGCAATTTGTAGATAGTTGGATAGAATATTGCGATACAGATCCGGAGATTCAAGCTTTTATTAATAGTCAGCCTTATCATACAGCTATATGGAATGAAGTTACTGGTGAATATGAGGATGCTTCAGAAACTTTTCCAATGAGAAAGTATATGTTTTGTTATGCAGAATACTTTCTTAAAGACTTTGCCATACGTTATGGAGAGCATTTTGATTCATGGATTTTTGATGACGGAGGTACCATGGAGCAAAATGGAGATAATGCAGCAAGTGGCCTAATTGAAGAACAAAGAATTTATCAGGCTTATGCCAATGCAGTGCATGCAGGTAATCCTGATATAGCAATCGCTTTTAATAACGGAAGAAGTACAGTAAATTATGATGCATATCCTTATGCTCATCCAACTAGATTTGATGATTTTACCTTTGGACATGCTTTCGGAGGCAATAATAACCATGCTGAAAAAATAGAAGGAAATCAATTCGATCTAAATTACCAACATATTACTCGTATGACAGAAACAAATGGTTCTGTGCATTCTGGAGGAAATTGGGACTGGGATGATAAAATTGTTGGTAATTTTCATTCAAAATTATCAACAACAGCATGGAAATATGGAGCTACTCAAGCTTGGGAGCAAGACGATTTCAATCAATGGAACTTAGAGGCGATACAAGCGGGAGGATCTATGACTTGGGGTGGATCTTATAATAGAACGGTAACAGCTATATACGATTGGGTGTATGTTCTTTTAGAAGGGATGGATAACTATCTAATGACGCATGAAAGCCCAGGTAGTCCGAATTGGTCAAAAGCACATACGATTTTACCAGATGCCATTATGGGGCAACCTTATTCACATACTTTAGTTGAAGGTACAGATTTTTGGGACCCTGAAGGAGATAAAATTATATCACTTTTGGCTCTTGAAGATTTTCCTTCTTGGTTAACAATTAGTGAGCC encodes:
- a CDS encoding galactose-binding domain-containing protein is translated as MNFKQTKLKTYVKFVLLSCCAYGIAGFQTTHAQIFHDEFSPYEVNSVNGNATWQKDETSGDYVYNNGGTQYTRRAVMYSTESFQSNDGFILTVEYTTGTIDVAAAHNFSFGLISDEIDLASFTGFNPYKSDLSVYSIGANLTADDDATARGLNFTNGTERITLDESGTRTQFVAGEKTKVTIEIGIGGSWTYRINDVYEASGVIADGIDLTKKYHVAIYGQDDQGGGKSIQSITLEKNYAQGERANKLRGTWNSEIDIDLLDDRIKNLKTLDRLGVSFTNGAVLSAEHFAPHKLFDMLPGGDAVAPAWGNLNSDKPENDKLLTNILKAKEAGFNVKAYTNSENFVGENSEYLQQFVDSWIEYCDTDPEIQAFINSQPYHTAIWNEVTGEYEDASETFPMRKYMFCYAEYFLKDFAIRYGEHFDSWIFDDGGTMEQNGDNAASGLIEEQRIYQAYANAVHAGNPDIAIAFNNGRSTVNYDAYPYAHPTRFDDFTFGHAFGGNNNHAEKIEGNQFDLNYQHITRMTETNGSVHSGGNWDWDDKIVGNFHSKLSTTAWKYGATQAWEQDDFNQWNLEAIQAGGSMTWGGSYNRTVTAIYDWVYVLLEGMDNYLMTHESPGSPNWSKAHTILPDAIMGQPYSHTLVEGTDFWDPEGDKIISLLALEDFPSWLTISEPNSGVWILSGTPSESIETNYEFKLEVSDATSGTERVVELKILDPDSIGVTDVIISKDQYYLTVNENVELSAQVMPENAANQSVIWSSSDSSIASVDENGVVEAHTLGNVIITVSTVDGGYNSECAISVLESSDLNLALNGVATQSSTDYGGEPSRAIDGNTDGVFGNNSVTHTQEEENPWWQVDLGDEYSIGDINLYNRVGTNYTRLSNFTISIINSEGTEVYSELVEEAPNLTSTISIQGVVGQVVRIQLNTINVLSLAEVEVFKFDSALSIDTIENTFKLYPNPATDVLNYDFKNVEGFNQIIIFSILGKQVSVENVKTPKGQIDISNLKSGFYILKVVGRTNFVMKFIKE
- a CDS encoding T9SS type A sorting domain-containing protein, translated to MKKYTIHLFVVLLCLFFTNIDIQAQQIPDPDLGLRADWMRGSLGLLWLPENNHNGNIEGVSIEAFLTQIQHLKTVDFIQVGLASPYIYSPVHTAPHPLLEKLWEGDLGPDGKPINLVVPRASAPDPFLSWLKAIKAAGLKTEVYVNSANLLQWEAFNGAPSEFPDFSNRWKAYCDTDPTVQAFINSEAYHKDGVNDDRRPYMFAYAEFILKDYAMRYGDLIDAWCFDAAHVNMASAGDDYSTGNIDTQRVYQAFADACHAGNPNAAITFNNGIGDRDSDPFLPYRTPSLFEDYKFGHPFGGAGNMVEPRDPLYTVNFGICEYMRDNNGLPYTNDGIDWNDNVVAHFFPKQSTTSWNDGGTPCLTDGEFVEWNNVGLINGGGITWGTPLVITNLNNASPNLTLQPYALRQLELVDADLSVNQYPGAPNWARQYTVLPEIIPGQDYSHTLIEGTDFWDPENVGITNLAIVEGGEALDWLTLTETEEGIWVLGGTPTESEVTTYTFKLRAEDSDGFTDREVTLNVVSPPDGFTNPEDGSPVWKLNSMTLENIPVLEPFEYYLEEGVDFYDFEGDDLSIIINDGAVWLNVEKLSNGIWYLSGIPELDHVGDNTFTLTLNDGTHSTDSELQITVDPLDTSDGVAVEIRATPVTNYGIGKMATMISETQTATDELATYKISIEVIPPSDKAVISGLSGGVSTEFAWGLGDGTNENSDDIFTGSDNEWVERIQNIKIIDFNANGGNLTLDNITMSFESVTIVNAQSANDRVSLKVNDVITNLARLSLTPEVIYLSASTGIENIQDFAIGTGNEATTNKWSIEGINVLVKFDETLSVDDTIQEVGLGFRLYPNPATNEIFMNKPMQSGQIMDLTGKVIIVYNSEVQHLDISQLAAGVYFLKGQSPEGYTLIKKFVKRN
- a CDS encoding T9SS type A sorting domain-containing protein, with amino-acid sequence MTTIKTYMLLLCLFAANIPMKAQQVPDPNQGLRANWMRGSWAALWLPENNYNGHIEGVSIEPFIEQIKELETIDYIQIGLTNPNIYSPVHTAPHPIIESLWQGDVDPDGNPLNLVVPRASAPDPFLSWLKAIKAAGLKTEIYVNSYNLLARVPDGIPAGYPDLSERWEEYCNTNATAQAFIKNNPYISEDDPERRKYMFCYAEFILKEYSERYGDLIDAWCFDSADNIMGACGDEPQSDDVNHQRIYQAFADACHAGNPNAAISFNNSVGDRELNPFSTATYFDDYTFGHPFGGAGNMVEPRDPLYTYNYHVIEWMSDYNGSAFLVESVNKEISTDGNKILIENRAWNDNVVSHFFPKQSATSWNAGNTPCLTDEEFVEWTSTGIIDGGAITWGTPLVRTNLNNAPDLTLQPYALRQLALTDEYLKQNQFPGAPNWARQTTRLSEVIPGQAYEHVLVEGVDFWDPENLGSTNTILSIVDDGKAPDWLTLTETEEGVWTLGGIPTETTETVYTFELKAQDADGSTNRQVSLKTVSHPDGFVNPGDGSPVWKANPMILENTVVSEFFEYYLELGEDVYDFEGDDLSIAISGEAHWLNLEELSKGVWYLSGTPEKVDEGENKFTLSLTDGTHASETELIINVDKSLSTDLEVLIQAAADTNYGIGTVATMISEEQTGPDGIATYKLSIEITPSIDKAIISGISGGTSTEKSWGLGDGTTANSDDIFNGDQNEWVEHIGNIKIVDFNPNGGDLKLEYMSAFFNAVDIINGQSSQDRVSLRVGDLITEGKKMESNTSTFYLEFETGIENITEFAIGTGNEATTNKWSINGINVLVKFDIPLELVSLESTPLLCSRDATASASVEVKGGQRPYAYKWSDGQKTQTAIDLAAGDYTVQVTDKNGNSVTGSVSIEAIAPIEITMIQDQEIHIGYLTESVVLRAESIIGGTGDYTYEWSTGETSPEITVSPKNTTTYTLTVTDENDCATTKVVLVKVTDVSCGNNGAKVQICHNGHVICVSPNAVPAFLRKGAVLGSCDTEISIDNISVTPNPVASETTISVTSSYRGSALLQVFDLQGNLKLSNTIYLNEDMSDFQLNISNFISGVYIISINGNGHQSQPVKIIKN
- a CDS encoding alpha/beta hydrolase fold domain-containing protein; translated protein: MNRFFVYALCFVGVMNAQNSNQKEFYDTEFQKLDGNENGLLEQSEVNQVWKQIKAYDTDNSGTLTLKEFYKYDIPYLKTAGKIKLNIKYKSTPEEGLYLDIYYPEAKIGNKKYPIMLYTHGGGWFNGSKENIVRPPVKYPFIELVKQGFAVVSINYRLTRQKSVLMRDCVIDAMDAVRYLSKHADELSLDQNQVYVLGDSAGGHIAQMLTLADPNDFKGDEQLFGNPYKVIAGVSWYGPSDFTIKALFETDDPSKDPDRFSSRISKTESDSTKIKAMYKEMSPIFYLTKNSPPLFMMAADNDTTIPVGHATHMKAQADRIGANVEVFIVKQAGHNWRKAGGDIVPPLDDITKLTVAFFQKYKA